From Antechinus flavipes isolate AdamAnt ecotype Samford, QLD, Australia chromosome 1, AdamAnt_v2, whole genome shotgun sequence:
aattctccctgtgcaacaagataactgttcggttctgcaaacatatattgtatctaggacatactgcaacatatccaacatatataggactgcttgccatctaggggagggagtggagggagggaggggaaaaatcggaacagaagcgagtgtaagggataatgttgtaaaaaaaaattaccctggcatggattctgtcaatataaaataattattaaataaaaattaaaaaaaaagaagaagaaaaggtgtCATCATTTATgtaaaaggaataaagagaatttgaacccaagccaaCAGTGATCAAGGGCATGAATAGATTTGATCTGGCCAGGGTACCAAGTAACTTACCAGTGACTGTGTCATCCAGTAAAGAGAGAATGGGATTTTGCATCCAGTGGAAGCAGAAGGAATTGCTGCAGGTCTCGTGACCGTTTCCTACTGTGGGAATGAAGAGAAATGTTTTCATCTAAATGTTAAGTCCTTGTTTGTCTCCTGCAGATGCCGAGCAGTGTAAGAAGTGCCCAGAGGATGAGTATCCCAATGAGCAGAGAGATCGCTGCCTCCCCAAGACTGTGACCTTCCTGGATGTGAATGAACCCTGGGGGATGGCAGTGACAGTTGTAGCTGTTTCACTCTCATTGCTCACGGTCCTGGTTCTGTGGGTCTTTGTGAAGTTCCAAGACACTCCCATAGTCCAAGCCAATAACAGGAACCTCAGCTACCTGCTCCTCACCTCCCTTTCCTCCTGCTTCCTCTGCTCCTTGCTCTTCATTGGCCGTCCAACAAAGGCTTCCTGCCTTCTCCGACAAACAGTGTTTGCAATTGTGTTCACAGTGGCTGTTTCCTCCATTCTGGCCAAAACCATCATAGTAGTTCTGGCTTTCAGGATTACAAGGCCAGGGAGCAGGATGCGGATGTTCCTTCATCCCAGAGTGCCCTACTGTGTGGTTCTCATCTGTTCTGGAATCCAAGGGCTTTTCTGTGCCATCTGGTTGGGAACCCATCCCCCCTTTCCAGAGGCAGACACACGCTCTGAATCCAGGCACATCATCCTCACGTGTAACGAGGGCTCCGCCTTTGCATTTTACTGTGTCCTGGGCTACATGGGCTTTCTGGCCCTGGGCAGCTTCACCATAGCCTTCCTGGCTAGGAACCTGCCCGATGCCTTCAACGAAGCCAAGTTCATCACGTTCAGCATGCTGGTGTTTTGCAGCGTCTGGGTCTCTTTCCTCCCCACGTATCAGAGCTCCAAAGGAAAAGCCATGATGATCGTGGAGATCTTCTCCATCTTGGCCTCCAGTGCTGGGTTACTGGGCTGCATTTTTATTCCCAAATGTCTTGTGATTCTCCTGACATCATGGGAAAATAACACAAAACATAACAAGAATCAAGGGAGTTCCAGGAATaagaattcttctttttaaaaaaaaaattgatatctttattttccctcgttccatgtaaaataacattttcaaattttttttaatgctttgacttccacattctctcccttctttccaaacCCCAGAATCATTGCGATCTCACACGTGCAgttacaccaaaatatttatagaaatgtcTTGTTGAGAAATATATGTGCGTCATTCCTTGGATTAATAAAAAGaatccttaaaataatatttttacaaacTGTATAACATCAACAGTTTCATCATAAGACCTTCAGAGTAgttttagatcattgtgttgttgCAAAAGCAAAGTTATTTGCAGGTGACCACTCCACACTATTGCTTGACTTTGTGCACAttacatttcagttttcttatgttcATGTATATCCTTCCAGATTTTCTGGTCATCATAGTTACAGAATCATCAAAGTATTCCATCCCAATTACATACCACACTTTCTTCAGCGATTCCGCATTTGATGggaattccctcaatttctaattctttccccaAGAACAGAGGtgatatcaatatttttgtatgtatatttcccttttctttttttctcaatcccTTTTGGGTTTCAAGCCATGCAGTGTTAGTTTTAGGTGGATGAATTTGTCTAACTTTAATGCCTTTTcaacatatatcatatattttaagcAGTATCTATTGGGGACTGgctcatattttaatatatttcattcctttatctatacatttgagaaaagcTGGCTGCAGCAAAGAAAGTTGCTTCAAAATTTtgttcacaattactattgctaactatatatttccccatttatttgttttttttttcagtttatcccTCATGAATGGGTTTTACTTTTCACCACACAGTTCACAatattccctcttccccctttcttttgttttagaatatagggtggtcatgacctccctgacttctcaatgaggtgagaacccccccaaaaaggtgatcctgacacctcaggaagggagatgaaaacaccaatgGAAATAGGAattcaaatcagattagcaggtttctgaaggggctcacttgaaacaggtacacataaatgcATCAATATGGTatagaactttgaaacagatatacatggtatacataaatccatcaatatgggagacattatacataatttacataagcacatagcaatataacacaggctagtagtaatgtaacaaataacaagaatcaacatgaaaatttaagtactgcaatggtctcatcaacaatttttcatctcaagaaatccaatgattcttgcaattacataaaatacataagcgcatagcaatataacacaggctagtagtaatgtaacaaataacatgaatcaacctgagaatttacacatgtccacaagtcctagaaatagtccataaggaatccattgtccattaattcatgcgccaggaatttaataattcctgtaagctctgaagtactgcaaaaagtctcatcaacaatttttcatctcaaggaatccaatgattcttgctggtttttcaagaactaaaacagtctcatcttgtgttaggaaatccaatgattcctgaagattttaaaagt
This genomic window contains:
- the LOC127562000 gene encoding vomeronasal type-2 receptor 26-like produces the protein MCSPSCPAGFKKLPLEGKPPCCFSCSPCSEGEISSHMDAEQCKKCPEDEYPNEQRDRCLPKTVTFLDVNEPWGMAVTVVAVSLSLLTVLVLWVFVKFQDTPIVQANNRNLSYLLLTSLSSCFLCSLLFIGRPTKASCLLRQTVFAIVFTVAVSSILAKTIIVVLAFRITRPGSRMRMFLHPRVPYCVVLICSGIQGLFCAIWLGTHPPFPEADTRSESRHIILTCNEGSAFAFYCVLGYMGFLALGSFTIAFLARNLPDAFNEAKFITFSMLVFCSVWVSFLPTYQSSKGKAMMIVEIFSILASSAGLLGCIFIPKCLVILLTSWENNTKHNKNQGSSRNKNSSF